GAGATCTCCGCGCCCGTCGCGTCACCGCCCGCGTGCGCGATGCGGTCCGCGTGGTGGCCGCCCTCGCGGGTCAGCGAGATCTGGCCGTCGGGCTGCGTGTCGAACACCGCGCCCCGGGCGACGAGCTCGCGCACGCGCGCCGGACCCTCGGTGACCAGCACCTCGACCGCGCGCGGGTCGCACAGCCCGACCCCCGCGACGAGCGTGTCCTGCAGGTGCGCCGCCGGGGAGTCCGACGGGTCGAGCGCCGCGGCGATGCCGCCCTGCGCCCACACCGTCGAGCCCGACACGAGCGCGTCCTTCGTCACGAGCAGCACCCGCGGCACGCGCGTGCGCAGCTCGAGCGCCGCCGTCAGGCCCGCGATGCCCGAGCCGACGACGACCGCGTCCGCCTCGACCGTCCAGCCGGCCGCGGGCGCGGCCAGCCGCGTCGCCAGCCGGGTCGCCGTGCCGCCGCGGGCGCTCGCCGGGGCGACGGTCGGCGTCGATGGGCCGTCGGCGGCCCGGTCCGCGACCGACGTCACCGGTCGGTGCCGACCTGCGGGAAGGGGTGCGGGTGCTCGACCAGGTCGCGGCCCACCGCGAACGGCACGCCGCTCGACACCAGGCCCGCCTGCTCCGTCCACTCGTCCGGGACCCGGCCGGGGTCCTCGCCGAGCTCGACGATCCGGTTCTCCGCGTCGACCAGCACGACGTGCGGCTGGTACGTGCGCGCCTCGGCGTCCGACATCACGCCGTACGCGATGAGGATGACGATGTCGCCCGGGTGCACCAGGTGCGCCGCGGCCCCGTTGATGCACACCTGGCCCGAGCCCGCCTCGCCCGCGATCGCGTACGTCGTGAGCCGGGACCCGTTCGTCACGTCGACCACGTCGACCTGCTGGCCGGGCAGCAGGTCCGCCGCCGCGAGCAGGTCCGCGTCCACCGTGATCGAGCCGACGTAGTGCAGGTCCGCCTGCGTCACCGTCGCGCGGTGGATCTTGCCGGTCATCATGGTCCGCTGCAGCGTCGTCATGCGCGGGCTCCTTCCTGCGCGTCCGCCCCGGGCGCGAGCGCGCCGTCGGGCCGGCGGGACGCCCCGAGCGTCACCGCCGTGTTGTCGATGAGCCGCGTCGTGCCGACGCGCACCGCGAGCAGCAGCAGCGCGACGCCGGCGGTCGTGTCCACGACGGGCGTGAAGTCGTCCGGGTCGACGAGCGCGACGTAGTCGACGTCGTCGTCCGCGATCCCCGCCGTCGCGAGCGCCGAGCGCGCCGCGTCGACCACGTCCTGCGCCGCGGCCCCGGCGCGCGCCCACTCCGCGCCCGCGCGCAGCGCGCGGGACAGACCGAGCGCCCGCTGCCGCTCGGCGGGCGACAGGTAGGCGTTGCGGCTCGACAGCGCGAGGCCGTCGACGTCGCGCACGAGCGGCGCGCCCACGACCTCGGTCGGCACGTCGAGGCTGCGCACCATCGCCCGGACCGCCGCGAGCTGCTGCGCGTCCTTCTCGCCGAACAGCGCGACGTCGGGCCGCGTGAGGTGCAGCAGCTTGAGCACCACGGTCAGGACGCCGTCCAGGTGGCCCGGCCGCGCCGCTCCTTCGAGCACGTCGCCGATCGGCCCCGCGCTCACGCGGACCGTCGGGTCGCCGTCCGGGTACATCACGGCGACGTCGGGCGCGAACACCACGTCCCCCTCGCCCAGGAGCCCCGGGCCGGTGAGCAGCGCCAGGTCGCCGTCGAGGTCGCGCGGGTACCGGGACAGGTCCTCGGTGGGGCCGAACTGCAACGGGTTGACGAAGATCGTCGTGACCACCACGTCGGCGAGCTCGCGCGCGTGCGCGACCAGCGACAGGTGGCCGGCGTGCAGCGCGCCCATCGTCATGACGACCGCGCGGCGGTACGGCTTCGTGCCGCGCGCCTGCGCGTCCTGGTCCGCGAGGGCCGACGCGAGCTCGTCGCGCGTGCGCGCGAGCACCGGCCTCGTCGTTGTCATCGCTCGTCCTCCTGCGGGCGGTCCGGGCCGGTCGGCCCGTCGTCGGACCCGCCCGACGGGTCGTCGGCAGGCCGTCCCTCCTGCTCCAACCATCCAGCATCCCCGGTCATGCCCGGTGCTGCGGCCGGGGTGGCGGACGTCACGTCGGGGCCCAGCGCGTCGAGCACGCGCGTCGCGGCCGCCTCGGGGACCAGTCCCGCGGCGAGCGAGCGTTGCGTCGCCGCCCGGGCGAGCGCGCGGTAGCCCGCCAGGACGTCGACCGCCCCGGTGCTCGCGCCGAGCGCGCCGAGGACGGCGACGTGCTCGCGGACCGTGCCGTCGTCACCCCGGCGGACCGGTCCCGTGAGCGCGGTGATCGCTCCTGAGCCGCGGTCGCCGCCCGGGTCCGACGGTGACTCCGCGCGCAGCGCGCCGTCGAGCGCCGCCTCCAGCAGCGGGCCGAGCATCCGACCGGGGTCGGCCACACCCGCGGCCGCGAGCGCCTGCGCGGCCTGCGCGACGAGCACGACCAGGTGGTTCGCACCGTGCGCGAGGGCCGCGTGGTACAGCCCGCGGGCCGCCTCGTCCACGACCACCGGCTCACCGCCGATCTCCACGACGAGCGCCTGGCCGATCGGCAGCACCGCGTTCGGTCCGGTCACCGCGAACGGGCAGCCGGCCAGCCGGGACAGGTCGAGCGACGTGCCCGTGAACGTCATCGCCGGGTGGATCGCGAGCGGGATCGCGCCGACGGCCCGCGCCGGACCGAGCACGTCGGTCCCGAACCGGCCCGACGTGTGCACGACGATCTGCCCCGGCTGCCACGCACCCAGGTCGCCCAGTCCGCCCACGAGGTCCGCGAGCGCGTCGTCCGGGACCGTGAGCAGCACGAGCTCCGCGCGGCGCACGACCTCCGGGACCTCGACGAGCGGGACCCCCGGCAGCAGCGTCTCCGCGCGCTCGCGCGACGCCTCCGAGATCCCCGACGCCGCGACGACCGGGTGCCCGGCCCCGCGCAGCGCGTTGCCCAGGACGGCCCCGACGCGGCCCGTGCCGACCACGCCGACACCCAGCCGACCCGGACGCGTCACGCGCCCGCCCCGGGCTCGACCCGCGCCGCGCCCGCCTCCGGCTCGGCCACGCCCACCTGGCCCGGGACCACGACCGGCGCGGCGACCTTCCGCATCCACTGCTCGGGGCCCTCGCTCGCGCGCGCGGTGCGGGCACGCTCGGCCTGCTCGTCGAGCAGCGCGACCGCGACCCCCGCGTCGAGGTGCGCGATGTCCGGCGACACGGGACCCGGCGTCGAGTGCACGACGAACGACGCCAGCCCGAGCCGCCGCTGCAGCGGACCCTGCTGGAGGCCCAGCGACTGCGTCCGCTCGTGCGGCACGACGTCGACCTGCCGCCACCAGCGCCCCCGCCGGATCACCAGCGCCCGCCGCGTGACGAGCACGCCGTGCCGACGCCAGCCCAGCGGGTCCACCCACCGCGCGCGGCGCGGCGCGACGGCGAACCCGTGCGACTCGTCGGTGCCCGTCAGCGCCGCGTCCACGACACCGATCGGGTCGTCGACGCCGAGGTCGTGCAGGACCAGCCATAGCGCGGTGCGGACCTCGTCGCGCGTCGACACCGGGTGCAGCACGGTGTCGCGCTGCTGCTCGCCCGACGGCGAGTACCCGGCGACGTTCATCTCGACGCGCCACCAGTCGGGCTTGCGCCACCACAGCCCCTGGCTGATCCGGATCGCCTGCACGCGGCCCGGCGGGACGGTCTGCGCACGCGCCTCCGTGAGCCCGTGCCGCAGGCGGATGCCGTCGGGGGACGTCGCCGCCCGGAAGCTCGCGCCCTGGTTGATGCGCGACCAGACGTACGAGACGAGGCCGAAGAACATCGGCAGCAGGAAGAACACGGTCGCGAACGTCCGGCTGAGGACACCCGCGGCGACGGCGACGAGCACCGCGAGGACCAGGGCGACCGTGGCACCCGAGCGCAGCGTCGCGACGACCAGCCGGCTCATCGGCACCTCGTACACCTGGTGCTCGGGCGCGGCCTCGAAGGCGACGACCGTCCGGGGGCCCGTGGCCACGACCGCGCCCTCGGCGCCGGCAGCGACGTCGGCACCGTCGACGACCCGGTCGGACGGTCCGTCCACCCCGACGCCGGTCGGCCCCGCCGGCGCCGGCACCGTGCCCGGGCGCTGCAGGCCGGCGGCGAGCGCCAGCAGCTCCGCGCGCAGCGCGAGCGCGTCCGACTCCCGCAGGAACGCCAGGCTCACGCCCGACCCGGACCCGCCCGCGACCTCGAGCTTGAGCTCGGCCAGCCCGACCAGCCGCGCGAGCAGCGGCTGCACCACGTCCACGGCCTGCAGCCGGTCGAGACGCGCCTGGCGCTGCTGGCGGAACAGGATGCCGGTGTTGAGGTGCACGGCGTCGTCCGTCACCGCGAACCGGGTCATCCGCCACGCGAGGGCCGAGTACGCGAACCCGACGACCGCCACGGCGGCGAGCCCGCCCAGCACGACCAGCCAGCGGTAGCCCTCGACGAGCTCCAGCAGCCGTCGCACGTCGTCGGCCGCCTGGTAACCGACGACGACCAGCACGGCGACGACGATCTTCCACCCCTTGAGCGCCGGGGTGACCGGGTGCATCCGCCGCCACTCGACCTCCGGCGGGGCGGTCGTGCCGCTCACAGCCCCGCCAGCCGCGCCTCGCCGCGGGACGCCAGCCGGTCGCGCAGCCGTGCGGCCTCCTGCGGCGGCAGGCCCTCGATGGACGCCGTCGTCGCGGGCGACGCCGTGTGCAGCTGCACGGACGCGATGCCGAACTTCCGCGCGAGCGGGCCGGCCGTCACGTCGACGTACTGCATGCGGCCGTACGGGACGACGACGAGCTGCCGGAACATGATCCCGCGGCGCACCAGCAGGTCGTCGGCGCGCTCGGCGTACCGCATCGCGCGCACCTGCCGCGGCACGAGCAGCGCGATCCACACGCCCAGCGCGAGCACCAGCGCCGGCAGCGACCACAGCCACGCCACCTGCGTCAGGGCCGCGAGCGCGACGCCGAGCAGCAGCAGCGGTCCCAGCACGATCGCGGTCACGGTGAGCCGGGCCGACGCGAGCCGCGGCGACACGGGCGTCCAGTCGACGCCGAGCGGGTCGAAGAGGTCGGCCGAGGCCGGCTGCGTGACGTCGGTCATGCCCCCATCCTCCCACCGACCGCGCTGGTCACGGAGCGGCGGACGTCCCGTCAGGTCGACGGGTCGGGCGCCGCCTCCTCGCGCCGCACGGCGCCCTCCTCGGGCGGGGGGACGCGGCAGAACCGCTCGACGACGAGGCCCACGACGGCGAGCACCACCGCACCGCCCGTCGCGACCGCCGCGGCCGCGGCCCGACCGCCGTTGCCCGGGACGCTCAGGTCCGTGACGAGCGACAGCGCCTGGCCGCCGTACCAGCCCGCGAGCAGCGCACCCGTGTAGCAGGACGCCTTCGCGAGCACCGCCGTGCGGGCCGCGCGGATCGGGTCCAGCCCGGGCCGCTTGCCGCGCAGGAACTGCCGGACCGCCCAGCCCATGCTGAGCACGACGCCTGCGATCACGACCTCGACGGCCGCGACCAGCCAGGGCACCGACGGCGTGGACGTGCCGCGGTCCGACAGCGCGTCGAGCGCGATCCACGTGACGGCGGCGACGCCGGCCGCGAGAGCGAGGAGCGTGGTCCAGCGGGTCGCCTGCATCACGACGACGGTGCCCGGGGGCCGTCGTGCGGGGCGCCGAAGACGGTCTCGCGCGTCGGCACCGGGCCGGACGGCGCGTCGGCCTCCACGACCGGGACACCGCTCGTGCCCGGCACGGGCGCGGTCAGCCAGTCGAGCGCGAGCCACCGGACGCCGCCACGGTCGGGGGCCGTCGCCGCGAGCTGCGCGACCGGGCCGCCGCCCAGGCCGGGGAGCACCGCCTCCGGGTCGACCTGCGACCACGGCTCGAGGACGAACGCGCGCTCGTGCGCGCGCGGGTGCGGCAGCTCGAGGTCGTCCGTGACCGCGAGGACCGAGCCGTACACGACGATGTCGACGTCGAGCGTCCGCGGACCCCACCGTTCGGCGCGCTCGCGCCCGTGCGCGTGCTCGATCGCCTGCGTCGCGCGCAGCAGGTCGCGCGGCGACAACGTCGTGCGCGCCAGCACCACCGCGTTGAGGTAGTCCGGCTGCTCCGGGCCCACGGCAGCCGTCCGCGCGAGCGGCGACACGTCGGTGACCTCGATCCCCCGCGTGCCCGCGAGGTCGGACACCGCGTCGCGCAACGTCTCCTGCGCCGAGCCGAGGTTCGCGCCGAGCGCGAGGACGACGTCGACCGGCTCGGCCGGCGCGTCGTCGAGGACGTCCGTGACGATCTCGCCCGTGACGACCTCGTCCGGGCGGCCGTACGCGTCGGGCTCGTCGTCGTACGCGGGCACCGGCCCGGGCATGACCTGCGTCGCGCCCGGGTCCCACGCCTCGACCGCGGAACCCGTCGGTCCGGTGGCGTCGGGCCCGGCGCCGACCTCGACGGGCTCGCCCGTGATCGGGCCGGGCGGCGGGGGCGGCGCGCCGAAGACGGTCGTCGGCGCGTCGTCCCCGGGTCCGTGCGGCGGTGGCGCGAGCGGTGCACCGAAGACCGTCGTCGGCGCGTCGTCCGCCGGCACGGGCGCACCCGTGCCGGGTGCCGGGTAGCCCGCCGAGGCGCCCGACGGAGCACCTGTCGACGACCCTCCCGCGGGCAACCCGCTGGGCGTCGGCAGCGGTGCGCCGCCCGGCGCCGACCCGGGCGCCACGAGACCCCCGCCCGCCATGCCCGACACCGGCAGGCCCGCGGCAGGGCTCGGCGTGCCGAGCGCGGGAGTCGGCGCGTCAGCACCCGCGACACGCGGCTCGGTCGACGTCGGGGTCGGACCGGGCGGGTCGCCCGGCAGCGGTGCGACGAGCGCCGCGGCGCCCGTGCGCGGGAGCGCGGCCTCGCGGAGCGGGCCCGTGTACGGCTCGGCGGCGGGCAGCTTCGTGCGGTCGCGCCGGATCGCGACGACGACGTCCCCGAACGGGACCGGGATCGGCGCCTGCGGCTTGTGCACCGCCACGTCGACGGCCTGCACCGCGCCCGCGGCGAGGACGGTCGCCGCGATCCGCTCGGCGACGGTCTCGATGAGGTCGACCGGCTCACCGGCCAGCACCGCGGCGACCTGCTGCGCGAGCGCGCCGTAGTCCAGCGTGTGCGCCAGCTCGTCGCCCGCCGCGGCCCGCCGCGTGTCGAGGTGCACGACGACGTCCGCGACGAACGTCTGGCCCTCGCGCCGCTCGTGGTCGAAGACGCCGTGGTACCCGGTCGCCGCGATCCCCGACAGGCGGATCTGGTCGAGCCGCCGCCCGCTCGCGTCGTACGCCGCGCCGTTCTCCTCGTGCGTCGTCACGTGCTGCTCCTCATGCTCGCGTCCTCGTCGACCGGTAGCTCGTCGTCCTCGTCGGGCCGTGCGGCGCCCGGCGCGCCCGCCACGTCCCCGCCGCCCGCGGCCCGCCACGCGGCCGCCACCCGGACCGCGTCGGCCGAGCCTGTCACCTCGTGCACGCGCACGCACCACGCACCTGCCGCCGCGGCGAGCGCCGAGACCGCGGCCGTCGCGCCGTCACGCGCCAGCGGCGGTGCCGGCGTGCCGTCCGGGCGGGCCAGCAGGTGACCGAGGAACCGTTTGCGGCTCGCGCCCACGAGCACCGGGAACCCGTCGGCGACGAGCTCGGGCAGGCGGGCCAGCAGGGGCCAGTTGCTCGCGCCCGGCTTCGCGAAGCCGAGCCCGGGGTCGAGCACGACCTGGTGGTCCGCGACGCCCGCCGCCCGGAGGGTCGCGACGCGCTGCGCGAGCTCGGCGCGCACGTCCGCGACGACGTCCCCGTACTCGGCCAGGTCGTCCATGACGTCGGCGTGCCCGCGCCAGTGCATCGCGACGTACGCGACGCCCGTCTCGGCGACGACCGCCGGCATGTCGTCGTCCGCGAGGCCGCCGGACACGTCGTTGACCAGCACCGCGCCGCGCTCGACGGCCGCCCGGGCGACGACCGCGCGCGTCGTGTCGACGCTCACCGCGGCTCCCCGGCCGGCGAGCGCCTCGACCACGGGCAGCACGCGCGCGAGCTCGTCCTCGACCGGCACGCGGCGCGCGCCGGGCCGCGTCGACTCGCCGCCCACGTCGAGCAGGTCGGCGCCCTGGTCGAGCAGCTCCAGACCGTGCGCGACCGCGGCGCCCGGCGTGAACCAGCGACCGCCGTCGGAGAACGAGTCGGGCGTGACGTTGACGACGCCCATGACGAGCGTGCGGCCCGCGTCGTGCAGGTGCGTCGGCAGCGGAGCCGGGCGCGGACGCAGGGCGGCCGTCGCGGGGGCGTCGGGGCGGGTCACGGTGCCGAGCCTAGGGGCGGTGCGCGAGGGCCGTCAGTGGCCGAGGACCAGGCTCATCGCCTCGGCGCGGGTCGCGACGTCGCGCATCTGCCCGCGCACGGCCGAGGTCACGGTGCGCGACCCGGGCTTGCGGACGCCGCGCATGGACATGCACAGGTGCTCGCACTCGACGACGACGAGCACGCCGCGCGGCTGCAGGACCTCGACGAGCGCGTCGGCGACCTGCGACGTCAGGCGCTCCTGCACCTGCGGGCGGCGCGCGTACACGTCGACCAGCCGCGCGAGCTTCGACAGGCCCGTGATGCGACCGTCCGCGCCGGGGATGTAGCCGACGTGCGCGACGCCGTGGAACGGCACGAGGTGGTGCTCGCAGGTCGAGTACACCTCGATGTCCTTGACCATGACCATCTCCTCGTGGCCGAGGTCGAACGTCGTGGTCAGGACGTCGGTCGGGTCCTGGTAGAGGCCCGCGAAGATCTCGCGGTAGGCACGCGCGACGCGGGCGGGCGTCTCGAGCAGGCCCTCGCGGTCCGGGTCCTCGCCGACGGCGAGCAGCAGCTCGCGGACGGCGGCCTCGGCGCGCTTCTCGTCGTACTCGCCGACCGCACGACCGACGCCGGTCACGGGCCCGATCGTCGACGGCACGCCGTCGACCACGTCACTCACCGTCCCGGCTCCAGCCCCGGGTGTCGGGGGTCTGCTCGGGCGGGAGCTCGACGACCTTGCGCGCCGGGTTCTCGTCGCCGACGACCGCGGCCTCGTCCTCGGGGATCACGGCGTGGCCGTTCTGCGCGGCCTTCTCCGCCGCGGTCAGCACGGGCCCCTGCGACGAGACGGCGCGCTGGTCGCTCGACAGCCACACGCTGCGCGGCGGCCGCTTGACGATGGGCGCGAAGATCTCGGCGAGCTGCTCGGCGTTCAGCGTCTCCTTGTCGAGCAGCTCGAGGACGAGGTCGTCGAGGACCTCGCGGTACTCGACGAGGATCTCCCACGCCTCGTCGTGCGCGCGCTCGATGAGCGCGCGGACCTCGAGGTCGATCGCGCCCGCGACGTCCTCGGAGTAGTCGCGCTGGTGGCCCACGTCGCGGCCCAGGAACACCTCGTTCGACTCCTGGCCGAGCCGGATCGCACCGAGGCGGCTGCTCATGCCGAACTGCGTCACCATGCGGCGCGCGGTCGCGGTGGCCTTCTCGATGTCGTTGCTCGCACCCGTCGTCGGGTCGTGGAAGACGAGCTCCTCGGCGACGCGGCCGCCCATCGCGTACGCGAGCTGGTCGAGCAGCTCGTTGCGCGTCGTGGAGTACTTGTCCTCGGTCGGCATGACCATCGTGTAGCCGAGGGCCCGGCCGCGCGGCAGGATCGTCACCTTCGTGACGGGGTCCGTGTAGCGCAGCGCCGCCGCGACGAGGGCGTGGCCGCCCTCGTGGTACGCGGTGATCTTCTGCTCCTTGACGTTCATCACGCGCGTCCGCTTCTGCGGGCCCGCGATGACGCGGTCGATCGCCTCGTCGAGCGCGTGGTCGTCGATGACCTGCGCGTTCTTGCGCGCGGTGAGGAGCGCGGCCTCGTTGAGCACGTTCGCCAGGTCGGCCCCCGTGAACCCGGGCGTCCGGCGGGCGACGGTCACCAGGTCGACGTGCGGCGCCATCGGCTTGCCCTGCGCGTGCACCTGGAGGATCTTCTCGCGGCCCTTGAGGTCCGGCGGCTCGACCGAGACCTGCCGGTCGAACCGGCCGGGGCGCAGGAGCGCCGGGTCGAGGATGTCGGGGCGGTTGGTCGCGGCGATGAGGATGACGTTCGTCTTGACGTCGAAGCCGTCCATCTCGACGAGCATCTGGTTGAGCGTCTGCTCGCGCTCGTCGTGCCCGCCGCCGAGGCCCGCGCCACGGTGCCGGCCGACCGCGTCGATCTCGTCGACGAAGATGATCGCCGGCGAGTTCTCCTTGGCCTGCTGGAACAGGTCACGCACGCGGCTGGCACCGACGCCGACGAACATCTCGACGAAGTCCGAGCCGGAGATCGAGTAGAACGGCACGCCCGCCTCGCCCGCGACCGCGCGCGCCAGCAGCGTCTTGCCGGTCCCGGGCGGGCCGTAGAGCAGCACGCCCTTCGGGATCTTGGCGCCGACGGCCTGGAACTTGGCGGGCTCGGAGAGGAACTCCTTGATCTCCTGGAGCTCCTCGAGCGCCTCGTCCACACCCGCGACGTCCGCGAACGTGACCTGCGGCGACTCCTTGCTCACGAGCTTGGCGCGCGACTTGCCGAAGCTCATGACGCGCGAGCCGCCGCCCTGCATGTTCGACATGAGGAACCAGAAGATCGCCAGGATGATGACGAACGGCAGGACGATGCCGAGCAGGCTCGACCACCACGACGTCTGCGGCACCTCGGACGTGTAGCCGTCCGGCAGGTCGGCCGACGCGACGGCGTCCACGACCGCGGGGCCCTGCGGCACGACGTAGTAGAACTGCACGCGCTCGCCGAAGTTCTCGTCGTCCTTGACGAAGTCCTCGGACAGCGTGAGGTCGACCCGCTGCTGCCCCTCGGTGATCTTCGCGGACTCCGCCTTGCCGTCAGCCAGGAGCTCGAGGCCGTCGGAGGTGTCGATCCGGCTGACCTTCGGGGTGGCGAGCGCGGTCGCACCGATCCAGAGGAGCACGACGGCGAGCACGATCCACAGGATCGGGCCGCGGGCAAGACGCTTGAGGTTCATGGGCGATCGGGGCCAGGCCCCTCATCCTCCGCTCGCAGGGCTGGTGGCCTTCGAACTTACACGGCGATCCTGTGGCAACCCCGCGGTGTTCGCCCAGGGCACATCCGGGCCGTGGGCGACCCCGTGCAGGTCACGCGTAGACGTGCGGCGCGAGCGTCCCGACGAACGGCAGGTTGCGGTACTTCTCGGCGTAGTCCAGGCCGTACCCGACGACGAACTCGTTCGGGATGTCGAAGCCGACGTAGCGCACGTCGACCTCGACCTTGGCGGCCTCGGGCTTGCGCAGCATCGTCGCGATCTCGACCGACGCCGGGCCGCGCGAGCGCAGGTTCGACAGCAGCCACGACAGCGTCAGGCCGGAGTCGATGATGTCCTCGACGATGAGGACGTGCCGGCCGTGCAGGTCGGTGTCGAGGTCCTTGAGGATCCGCACGACGCCCGACGACTTGGTGCCCGAGCCGTACGACGACACCGCCATCCAGTCCATCTGCGCGGGCGAGTGCAGGCGGCGGGCGAGGTCGGCCATGACCATGACCGCACCCTTGAGGACGCCCACGAGCAGCAGGTCCTTGCCCGCGTAGTCGGCGTCGACCTGCGCGGCGATCTCGTCGAGCCGCGCGTGCAGCTGCTCCTCGGTGAGGAGGACCCGCTCGAGGTCCGCGCCCATGTCGACTGGCTCCACCGTCACCGCTCCTGTCGCTCGTCGTGCACCGGCAGGGCCGGCCCGAGGAGAAGCCTGCCACACGACCGTGCGGCGACGACCCCGCCGGGCAGCGGCAGCGGACCCTGCCCGTGCCAGTCCGTGAGGAGCGCGTCGACCGCGAGCACGTGACCCCGGTTGAGCGCCCCGGCCGGGCAGCCCGCGCGCACCGCCGCGACCCGCAGCGCGCGTCGGCGCACGGCCACCGGTGCCCCGAGCAGCACGCCCACGTCGAGCCCACCGAGCCCGCCCGTCCCCGCCGCCCCCGGGTCCCGGTCGTCGGCCGGGGCGGGTGTCGCGGAGGCTCCCGGGTGCGGGGGAGCCGCGTCGGGGCGAGGTGCGGGCACGGTCCGGGAGGCCGCCGTGAGCAGCGTGGCGGCGAGCTCGTCGAGCGCGTCGGCGTCCTCGCGGAGCTGGTCGGCGGTGCGCGCGAGGGCGCCCGCGACGCCCGGCCCGAGCTCGCGCTCCAGGAGCGGCAGCACGCGGTCGCGGACCCGGCTGCGCAGCGGCGCGTCGTCGGCGGTCCCCGCGTTGGTGGGGTCCTCCCACGGCACGAGCCCGAGCGCGGCGCACACGCCGACGGTGTCGGACCGGCGCAGGCCCAGCAGCGGTCGCCGCAGCACGCCGCGCACGGGCGGCATCCCGGCGAGCGAGCGCGCACCCGACCCGCGCGCGAGCCGGAGCAGGACCGTCTCCGCCTGGTCGTCGAGCGTGTGCCCGAGCAGCACGGCCGCCGCGCCCGACCGCGCCGCGACGGCCTCGAGCGCCGCGTACCGCGCGTCGCGCGCCGCCGCCTCGGGGCCACCCGGGCCGTCGACGCGCACCCGCTCGACGACGACGGGGTCGAGCCCGAGCGCGCGGCACGCGTCCGCGGTCCGCGCCGCGACGTCGGCGGACCCGGGCTGCAGCCCGTGGTCGACGACGACCGCCCCGGCCCGCAGGACGCGCGGCCCGCGCCGGAGCGCCCGGTCGGCGACGAACGCCGTCGCGGCCGCGAGCGCGAGCGAGTCCGGCCCGCCCGAGCAGGCGACGAGGACCAGGGCACCGTCCGGCAGGTCGGCGACGGCCGCGGTCACCGCGCTCCGGACGGCCGCGACACGGCGGTCCGGCCCCGTCATCGTCGCGCTGCCCGCGCCCCGGCGGCGCCGGCACCCCGGTGACCCG
The sequence above is a segment of the Cellulomonas fimi genome. Coding sequences within it:
- the folE gene encoding GTP cyclohydrolase I FolE — translated: MGPVTGVGRAVGEYDEKRAEAAVRELLLAVGEDPDREGLLETPARVARAYREIFAGLYQDPTDVLTTTFDLGHEEMVMVKDIEVYSTCEHHLVPFHGVAHVGYIPGADGRITGLSKLARLVDVYARRPQVQERLTSQVADALVEVLQPRGVLVVVECEHLCMSMRGVRKPGSRTVTSAVRGQMRDVATRAEAMSLVLGH
- the ftsH gene encoding ATP-dependent zinc metalloprotease FtsH, producing MNLKRLARGPILWIVLAVVLLWIGATALATPKVSRIDTSDGLELLADGKAESAKITEGQQRVDLTLSEDFVKDDENFGERVQFYYVVPQGPAVVDAVASADLPDGYTSEVPQTSWWSSLLGIVLPFVIILAIFWFLMSNMQGGGSRVMSFGKSRAKLVSKESPQVTFADVAGVDEALEELQEIKEFLSEPAKFQAVGAKIPKGVLLYGPPGTGKTLLARAVAGEAGVPFYSISGSDFVEMFVGVGASRVRDLFQQAKENSPAIIFVDEIDAVGRHRGAGLGGGHDEREQTLNQMLVEMDGFDVKTNVILIAATNRPDILDPALLRPGRFDRQVSVEPPDLKGREKILQVHAQGKPMAPHVDLVTVARRTPGFTGADLANVLNEAALLTARKNAQVIDDHALDEAIDRVIAGPQKRTRVMNVKEQKITAYHEGGHALVAAALRYTDPVTKVTILPRGRALGYTMVMPTEDKYSTTRNELLDQLAYAMGGRVAEELVFHDPTTGASNDIEKATATARRMVTQFGMSSRLGAIRLGQESNEVFLGRDVGHQRDYSEDVAGAIDLEVRALIERAHDEAWEILVEYREVLDDLVLELLDKETLNAEQLAEIFAPIVKRPPRSVWLSSDQRAVSSQGPVLTAAEKAAQNGHAVIPEDEAAVVGDENPARKVVELPPEQTPDTRGWSRDGE
- the hpt gene encoding hypoxanthine phosphoribosyltransferase gives rise to the protein MEPVDMGADLERVLLTEEQLHARLDEIAAQVDADYAGKDLLLVGVLKGAVMVMADLARRLHSPAQMDWMAVSSYGSGTKSSGVVRILKDLDTDLHGRHVLIVEDIIDSGLTLSWLLSNLRSRGPASVEIATMLRKPEAAKVEVDVRYVGFDIPNEFVVGYGLDYAEKYRNLPFVGTLAPHVYA
- the tilS gene encoding tRNA lysidine(34) synthetase TilS, yielding MTGPDRRVAAVRSAVTAAVADLPDGALVLVACSGGPDSLALAAATAFVADRALRRGPRVLRAGAVVVDHGLQPGSADVAARTADACRALGLDPVVVERVRVDGPGGPEAAARDARYAALEAVAARSGAAAVLLGHTLDDQAETVLLRLARGSGARSLAGMPPVRGVLRRPLLGLRRSDTVGVCAALGLVPWEDPTNAGTADDAPLRSRVRDRVLPLLERELGPGVAGALARTADQLREDADALDELAATLLTAASRTVPAPRPDAAPPHPGASATPAPADDRDPGAAGTGGLGGLDVGVLLGAPVAVRRRALRVAAVRAGCPAGALNRGHVLAVDALLTDWHGQGPLPLPGGVVAARSCGRLLLGPALPVHDERQER